A region of the Alligator mississippiensis isolate rAllMis1 chromosome 5, rAllMis1, whole genome shotgun sequence genome:
CTGTTCTTCTAGACCTCCTGcaaacatctgattttttttaaaaagcactttcTTCGAGTCATATAAGACTATTCATTTGTTTCTGAGAGCAGCATTGGAATTTGTGATCTAAGTTGGCAGCAACCAACATGACTTGTAAATtactctttttttcattttctttaagttGTTTCTCTAAATTTACTGTTTACAAAATGTACTGGCTTGTGAAGTGGCATAATTTCTGTGGCCTTTCTGATCTCTTCCTGTAAAGATTTTATACTGTATTCGTAAGTTATCACTAAAATCGAATTTGACAAAAGGTGTAGGGCAGGCTGGCACCTCGGAGGCCAACTGGTTCAGAGGGACGTGAGTTCTTGCAGGCAGCAGTGTACTTTACTTCATCAGTATATCAGATGTACTCAGGAAGTAGGTTCTTGCGTATGAAAGTTCATGCCCTTCTGAACCAGGTAGTCTCTAAGGCTTTtaccctgccctaccttttgcctagcttcagactaacacagctaaccccCTGTATGAAATCTAatttgtctctttctctctctctctccccttcatcTTTTACAATTTCTTACCAAGGCAATCATGGCCCACAAAAATTGATGTACCCCAGGACCTAGAAGATGATCTTAcagcttctcctctctcccatgcAACTGCTCAGTCTCCAGCTCGCAGTGCTGAAAACGTTCTTAACGGTCACAGAAGCAAGGCACTTGGTGATTCAGCAAAGAAAGAGGACATCCCTGAATTAGCTGGGCCAGCACTTTCAGTGGTTCCTTCAGTGAGCTTGAAACCTGCTGCAAGTGGCCGGAAGTGCTTGTTTAGAGTAGAAGAGGATGAAGAGGAAGATGAAGAAGATAAGAAACCCATGTCTCTTTCAACTCAAGTTGTTCTGCGCCGCAAGCCTTCAGTTACAAATCGTCTCACTTCCAGGAAGAGTGCACCAGTCCTCAACCAGATCTTTGAGGAGGGGGAATCAGATGATGAATTTGACATGGATGAGAACTTGCCCCCAAAGCTTAGCAGGTTAAAAATGAATATTGCTTCACCTAGTACAGTGCATAAACGCTACCACAGAAGGAAAAGCCAGGGTCGGGGATCTAGTTGCAGTAGCTCAGAAACCAGTGATGATGACTCAGAAAGTAGGCGACGGCTAGATAAAGATAGTGGGTTTACTTACTCCTGGCATAGACGGGATAGTAGTGAAGGGCCACCTGGCAGCCAAGGAGATGGTGGTGGACAGAGCAAACCAAGCAATGGAAATGGAGGGGTAGACAAAACAAGCCCTAGCGATAATAACAAAGGTGGGGGAAGTCCCTCAAGTAGCTCCGGTGGTAGTACCAATAACACTTCAGGTTCCACCCGTCGGTGTGCTGGATCTGGAAACTCAATGCAGTTGTCTACTAGGAGTGCAGGGGAACTGGTTGAAAGCCTAAAATTGATGAGCCTTTGCTTAGGTTCACAGATTCACGGCAGCGCTAAATACATTATTGATCCTCAAAACAATCTGGCATTTTCCAGCGTAAAAGTGCAGGAGAAATCAACGTGGAAAATGTGCATCAGTTCGACTGGGAGTGCAAATCAGGCTACAGCATTGGGCAGCATAAAATTCTTCTCTGACCAGATGTCAGACACAGAAAATGAATTGGAACGGATAAAGAACAGGAACTTGAAAAATAACGTGTTACAACTACCTCTCTGTGAAAAGACAATATCTGTGAATATTCAGCGGAACCCCAAGGAGGGACTGCTGTGTACCTCCGGTCAAACAAGTTGTTGTCATGTCATTTGACGGTGGCCTGACTTAATAGCTCAATCTACTTGACATCACCATTCTTCCTGTTCAGAGCTGTGAACACCTTATTTCACTGAACCCCTTTTGTTGTCTTAATATTTTAAAGTGGGCTTTGAGCagttatttattacattttaattttgtgtttGCTTGATAGTAAGACAATGCATGGTCTTTGTGCATGCTGCTAGccaatacatttttctttcccaACAGAATAGAATATTTTATTGTGTAATTTTTACACTTTTATTTTACTATGGAAGATCtggattaaattaaaatgtatatcTAGATCCTAATGTAAATGGAGCACTTAGAAGTTCATGTTCTGCACTtagactagagagagagagagcaagcgagAACTTTTGTTTGCTTGTGAAATGTTAATTCTTGTTCTGACCTTCTGTGATATCTAAAATATGTGATATGTGGCATACTTCTATGTGTCTGAAACAGAACCAAAGCAATAATGTTTTGATGCTGAAAACTCTTCAGGGAGCTTTCAGATATTCCAAGGCTTGTACAAAGCAAAGATGCACTGAAAATTAGTGATCTTAAACTATGATTTTAAACCCACACCTATTTGTCTTAAGCGATAATATGGATAAGTTGTGGCTCaaaatcaaactgaaaaaaaatcctgttttgctatacataagatttttttttttttaaaagcaactagATTTGTAAGGCAGCTTTTCCCATAGAAATACGTTAATATTACAAACAGACAATCTTTTTTACTAGAAACAAAGGTAAATTATAAGGTCTACATCTGAGTTTTTGCATTCTAACTAAAATGAAAAACCTTGTATAAATTACTTCCATTATTAGTGTAACATGACAATTGTTGGCATTTCTTAAGTCTGACCCTTACATGCATCAAAATGAAATAAGGAATGGAAAAATCCGTGGATAATTGGATGCAAATTTAAATCAGTTCCTATAATAATCTAATCTCCTTAATTTTTCTCattattagcattttttttttaacttttgtcaGGACTTAAAATATTGTTACCTCCCAGCTGGTAATTGTTAATTTCTTTGAACATCAAGTCCAAAATTAAAATATGGCATGTATGAAAATATGCTTAACAGTAATtagcttttctgtttgtttctccATTGTCACAGAACTAATGGCAAATTCATGCTTTAGTATATTTCTGTACGGAAGGATACTTTTGACCAGATTAACTTTTGTGGAATTTTATTATCtagaataaaatatattgcagATTCCTAATGTGGGAAGGACATGAATGTTTTATGTTTTCATGCTGTGCACTGGATCTTCAAAGCAATGCTAGTAAGAATTGGTGGTATTATGTAGCAGCACTCTAGCCAGAAACTGAATGTCTGAGAGGAGTTTACACTGTTTAGCATCTTGTAACATTTGCAGAGTGGTCAAATACGATGCATTTCATGTATACCATAGAGAGAGTAGAGCACCAAAGAACTGCGTTACATTTGGTCACAATTTCTGTAGTTCACAACAGCTCTTTGAATTATTTTGCTGATAGGTGAAATTGCACCAGATAGTCTTACTGACTAGCCTAGTTGGGGATTTTTTCATTCTGCTTCCTAAACAAAGCAAATGATAAAAATCTTTTACACTTCTAACTTTTAAGATACAGTTGCAGTTCAGTCAGCGTGGTATTTATAAAATGAAAGCTACGAGAATAGATGTGTGGGTGAAGCCATAGAACATATTTGCTTGAAATTTTTGAGCAGGGATCTTATAAAGGGCCAGAAATAAGATGTGTGGTTCACAGAGAGTGAGCGTAACATCTATATTAAAGTAGGATAAAAGTATATAAAGGGCATTGGCAATAAACTATTTGTTGCAGCTTTTTTCCAAGTATTGTAAATACTCTTTCCTGATATTATGTACAGCCTTGGAATGGCACCTTTTAACTAACCCCAGGTGTATTTTGTTTCCAATGTTTTTATATACAAATGTATATATGGTGCTCACTTTAGAACAGCAGTGTTGAACATTTATGCTGCATAGCTGTATTATAGCCTTATTAGTTGTGTATGGTTGGTTGAACCTCTGGGTGTACAAATGTTAGTTTGAGTGTTGTCCTTTATCCATTTGTTCATAGGTGAATGATTGTGCATGTGGTGTATGTTGTATTACATTGTCATGTAAAAGGAAGGGCGAGAATAACCACTACATTAAGATAATATTGGACCAAACTATTTAGAGCAAGTAAACAGTTTCTTGTACCCCTTAACGTGTCTTTAAAAGTTGCATCTAGTTACAGTAGAGTATAAATTAAATATTGTGGGAAAAACAATTAGTCTTGTATttttctgtatgtgtgtatatataataatgTACCTCTAGCAACTTTATCTGTATTTAAGATGTGACAATCTTGACACAGAGTTTTAAGAGTAGCAGTAAAATTAAGCAGAATTAATGAAAGGAACAGAATTAAAAGAATTTCTCACCAAGAAAgcatctgtgtgcgtgtgtgtgtgtgttaagagggTACAGGAATATCAGCTGATCCTGTTGGTTGCTTTCAGCATTGTTTGGCTTTCTTCATTGTATAAACATTCATGATGTGTGACAGAAATGGAAAATGGAGTTAATAAAAGTGACATCTTGACTGACGTATAAGCAATGATTTCCCTGTCAACTTTATGTCATTTACTAATTGCAAAATTCATTTAATATTGTGGGGGTGAAATAAAATCTTCTTCTGCTCTTATACCAGTACCCAAACTTTAACACGTACTCTAACATGAAGCAGCATCTTTTGGTTGAAACGGTTAGTACCTGAAACGGATGTTTCCATATTGTGAATATTTCCTTAGAGCATACACTTCAGACTGTACATTGTAGTCCAGGATGTAAAAGCTAGCTACTTATATCCTTCATGTTCATGTTAAGAAGCACCAGCTTACAAACATGGCTCAAACTAGTTCAACTGGACTCAGACAGTCCAGTTTAAAATCACACCTTTAGGTAAATTGGCGCAAGTATTTAAACACAAACAGTTTGGTTGTATATACAGTGTCCAACTGAAAAGCAACTCAGCTGTGCCCCAAACTCAAGTGCTAAGATAATCACCTGCATGTTGAGGAGACCAGCTGGTCCTAGAGTTTTAATTTAGAACAAAGTATAAAAGCATGGAGCCTGAATGGAATATTTCAACTCTTGGGCTCATGTACCACAATTGACACATGTTGTCATCATTTGTCAACTCCACTAGTCATTTTAACCTTAAAGCAGAAATCGGGTAATTTCAAATGTAGATTTGTGATCCCTTGCGTGATACCAAGATGCATACTGCAACTCTTCACACCGAGTTACACCAAGGAGTAATTTAGcgctcagtgggcgcatctacatgagatgctaaaagcgcagtggactaattctactgcgcattattATGTCATGGCGAAAGCCATGCTAATACacactagaattagtctactgcacattagcatcacacaAAAGATGTgtgccagcgctactgcacagtagcactgattacagtgCATTTAGTACCagttactacaagtactacacttgatgcgctgtaattacagcgcattaatgcacattcagACATGCgcatgggtacatctacacatgcaacaaaTGCACGGAACTCTAGAGCTGTTTGATCTGGAGTACACTGTTCCTGGGCGCAGTATTTACTTGTGCtcccagaacagcagcaatttggtgggggagggacaggtggCTGGGCTGACCAGATGCAATTTACACATATGTTCAGTGTCCATGCATGTTTCTACACAGTAAATTACTTTGCCATActatagtactgtccctgatagTATCTTATGGCAGAATTAATTTACTATGgcctaatactggcacacatgtagaccttGATGCTTTACCGCGGAGGTAATCAGTctattctgcagtaaagcacatgtgtagatgcacccattaatgGTTGTATGTGGCACAGAATGAACTTGCCCTTCATCCATTTTAACAATCTGTTCACGCTGTTTCAGGCAGAAGGGGGAAATATAGGTTCTTTAAAGcagtgttttccttttttttttttaacagccttGAACATGAATTGGCTGTCCCTTAAGTGCCTGTTTGGTTTCACAACTGAATAAAACTAGTAAATCAAAGAAAACTTTACCATTTGGCTACACTTCTTTGTCCCTTCTTTCTTAATTGCTTTACAGTACTCCCTCCTCACCTGTTATTTTAATGCAGTTCATTGATGCTCCAGTCACAGATTAGGCATTTTGTTCTCCAACCTGGGTATCAACGTGTTGACTTACCAACTCGACTCTACTTGGTTAGCAAGTTCCACACAAAAAAATTCCTCAAACCCTCTATAACATCAGGTAAGGGTGACtgatagaaaaaataaaaacaacaggtGGAAAACAGTAAGGTGCAGAGgtagaaagacttttttttccaccAGGGGATGAATAGATGATGCATATGAGACAAAGAGATAAAGTCCCAGAGCTCCAGGATAGGAATCTCCCACGCTAGCAAGAGGCAAGGAAGGGACAGCAAGAGTTCTGTGACAAAAAAGGGAGACACTTACAGTTTAACTACAAAACTTAGCAGTTTATAGGGGTAAACTAAGTTCTTTACTACAGAACCCCCTTCCTACACTGTATTGCTGAGTAATGTATTGTGTGGACAGCAGCTTTGATGCCTGTCTAGGGGACCTTCTGCTATACTCCAATACAACTCACAATAATGGAAGATAGGTCACTGGTTCTAAATCTTTGCCAGGCATTCCCTCACTCAAGTCCTCTCTACTATTTAGGTACACTGCAATGCCACTGGTCAAGGTTACGGACTCTCAGGTTGAGAACTCATGAGCTTTATCTCCACTTACAGATATGGAAAGTAAAGTTAGAAGTGCTGAGATTTGCCCACAAGCAGGGATTCACATTAACATTAATTCACAGTAAGTCTACTAGTTTGCAACATGTTTAAACTCCTGAGCTACATCTTTCTCAGCTGGACTATGAAAAGCCAGAGGATTTTAAGGACTAGAAGGACAAGTGAGTAATGGTCACTGGCTTAAAATTCTTCTGTGGCTACTTACCATGTATATTTTTGCTATGCTTTCTGCCCATGCTCAGAGCTTCCTTCCCCCTTGTGTTTCTAGAAGATGGGCCCTTGTGGCTAGTTTCAGCAGCTCATTATGACACCTGCTGCAGCATTCTGCAGGCAACCTAGCTCACTCATCAAGTTCAATGCCCTCTCCGACTCCCTACGTAGTTTTTAATAATGCAAACCTAGTGGAAGCAAGTTTGTGTCTGTGTGGGCATACGGAAGATGGGAAAGAAGCCCATTTCAAGTCAAAAGAATAAATTAACACTCTTGAAACACTGGGTTTCTTGTGAAGAAATTGTGTACCATGGATTTTGGATCATAACACTAACTTTGGAGCTGTAGTAATTTTGCAAGGCACTCAGTACCTCACAGCCTCTTCCCTCTGTCTCCAATACCAGGAGATCTGGTTCAGTTCTCTTAGAAACATGAGCTCTGGAGTTTTGATTATTGATAATTTATCATAGGTCTTTCCCCTGCTACATAAGATATCatctttattttgtatttaaataactGTAAGATGCCTATGCCAGGGTCTGGGCACCTTTGTCATCAAAGTACAATCCTTGGACTCTAAAACCCAATACAAATCTACAACAAGCCTCTCTAAAAAATCATGAGTTCACAAGGACGCATTTGACAAGAATGTCATATTCCCAAAAAAGATCCACCGTTTAGGATCTTCAGCTGTCCTCAAAAGTCAATTCTTAAAATCTGCCCTTGGACAGGTCCAAAACTTCAGCAACTTTGGGCTACTTCAAGCTCAAGTGGAGAATGATTCCAAAGTTGAGGGTCCCACATACAGATTGTTCTGCCAAAAAACTCTCTCTCAAACCAAGGGAATCCTAATTTGAGAACTTCCCCAATCATAACTGTGACAGGATGTCTCCAGATCATTTAGAGCTTTACAAATCTAAAAACTGGAACTTTAAACTCCACTGGGAAGGCAATACTTTTGTTTAACTGTATTATTCTGGGGGAGTGGCTCTGACCATTAGGCTCTGTCACATTTTGCTATGAAATGAGGTGTCAAGTTTTCATGACAGATTTCTGAAGAGTGTGTAGGTTGGTATAAATCAGTGTACAGCTCCATGCAAATGGGATTGTAGGGCTTATTCAAGAGCTTCCACACCTAGGTAAGTTTAGCAGCAGATGATAAACTGGTGTGATGTGCCATAACCAGTCAGTATGCATTTTGAACTTGTCActtacttagaatcatagaaccagaaggttcctgtaagatcatcaagtctggtcccccgCCATGGGCTGGAAGTtactgggctcagatgagctcaacaaggtgcctatccagcctcatcttgaacacctccaaggagggtgattgtaccacctctgccaggagtatgtatgttccagattctggtgacccttacagagaaaaagttctttcttatatctagcctgaatttgaCCTCTATTaacttatgcccattggtccttgtcct
Encoded here:
- the SNRK gene encoding SNF-related serine/threonine-protein kinase, whose translation is MAGFKRGYDGKIAGLYDLDKTLGRGHFAVVKLARHVFTGEKVAVKVIDKTKLDTLATGHLFQEVRCMKLVQHPNIVRLYEVIDTQTKLYLILELGDGGDMFDYIMKHEEGLNEELAKKYFAQIVHAISYCHKLHVVHRDLKPENVVFFEKQGLVKLTDFGFSNKFQPGKKLTTSCGSLAYSAPEILLGDEYDAPAVDIWSLGVILFMLVCGQPPFQEANDSETLTMIMDCKYTVPSHVSKECKDLITQMLQRDPKRRASLEEIENHPWLQGVDPSPATKYNIPLVSYKNLSEEEHNSIIQRMVLGDIADRDTIVEALETNKYNHITATYFLLAERILREKQEKEIQTRSASPSNIKAQFRQSWPTKIDVPQDLEDDLTASPLSHATAQSPARSAENVLNGHRSKALGDSAKKEDIPELAGPALSVVPSVSLKPAASGRKCLFRVEEDEEEDEEDKKPMSLSTQVVLRRKPSVTNRLTSRKSAPVLNQIFEEGESDDEFDMDENLPPKLSRLKMNIASPSTVHKRYHRRKSQGRGSSCSSSETSDDDSESRRRLDKDSGFTYSWHRRDSSEGPPGSQGDGGGQSKPSNGNGGVDKTSPSDNNKGGGSPSSSSGGSTNNTSGSTRRCAGSGNSMQLSTRSAGELVESLKLMSLCLGSQIHGSAKYIIDPQNNLAFSSVKVQEKSTWKMCISSTGSANQATALGSIKFFSDQMSDTENELERIKNRNLKNNVLQLPLCEKTISVNIQRNPKEGLLCTSGQTSCCHVI